acttctctgcctttctttccttctgtctccatcctcatctctgtctctctttgttTTCCTCCTTACCAGCTTCccttgtcttcctttttctctccctccatcccaTCTTGTTTCCCTCCTGttatctcccaactcatcccgcCTCTCTGTGGCCCCCTACAAGGTGAAGCTGGCCCAACACATGTCCCCACCTCAGAGCCCAGTGGTTTCTCTCTGGGGATGTGGTACCCCTCCCAGCACACCTTTCTCCCACCCTCACGCTTCTCTTGACCTGGCTGGGCTCTCCCATCCTCTGCAGTCCTGGTGGAGAAGCCACCATCTGCTGGTCCAAGCCCTGGTGCCCTggtgcccacccccaccctttctttctctgtacCAGCAGGATTGGACCCTGGGCCCAACTGGCACTCCTGGGGGTGATACTGGTTTTTCATCAGGAGTCATGGGAAGCTAGACTGAAGCAGGTTGGATGTGGTTCTGGCCTAGACAGAGCCTCGTCCTCCTGTTGGGGACCCAGCCTTCTTGCCCTCCCTGCTCAACAAACAGAGCAACCAGTTTGTGTCAACCCTGAGCTGGGGACAAATAACAAACCCCCACCCAAGGCCCTGCCCTGGTGAGGTTGACATTCTCACCAGGTGACATAGTTCATGACCAGGTGAACATACCCATATACTCATAGGTATTTAAAGACCACACGAAGTTCGAGAAGGAAAGAATGGGCTGTGGTGACAGAGGAGAGCAGGGGCTAGGAAGCTGACCTGGTGGGGGAGCGCCCAAGTGGCTTTATATGAACCAATAGGGACAATCACTGAGACGCTTTGTTAGACAGAATAAAGGAAGAGGGGTGTGTGCCTGAGGAAGAGATGACATTTgaatggagaggaaggaggaggcacGGAGTGGAAGACCTTGTAGGCAGAAGGCGAGGCATATTCAAAGGTCCTGAGGTGGAAGGAAGTTGGCGGCTCAAGGACCAGCAAAAATACAGGACTTACGGTGGGTGAAGAGGAAAGTGTGGACCACCTCACATAGCACCGTGGGGAGGAGatagacccattttacagatgagaagctaAGCTTTGGAAAGAAGGCAAGTCCTTTGCCCAAGAACACACAGGGTAAGGGTGAGGACTGCTGAACGCAGGCAGCCTTCCGCTCCTCACCACTAGGACAGTGGTTCTTGGTGAGGGAGCCCAGACCAGCAGCACAGCATTGCCTCTTGGGTCCACCCCAGAACCATCGAATcagagactgggggtgggggcttcGCTAGAGGTCCGGTGGGGAAGACTCCACAGTTCCACTGCAGggatgggttccatccctggttggggaactaggatcccacgtgccgcagagcagctgaacgccacaaccactgagcccacaaaCTCCAGcgcctgcaccacaactacagagcccttgtgccacaactaagaccgatgcagccaaaagaaataatttttttaaaggagtgaGACACAAGGAAATGAGAGTGAAGGAAGGCCATGTGACCATGCAGGCAGGGACAGGAGTGATTtcaccacaagccaaggaatgctggcACCACTGGGAGCTGGGAGAGGCGAGAAAGGCATCCTTCCTAGCCCCTCTGAGGCGTTGCCACCTGCCaacttgatttcagacttttggCTTCTAGAGCCATTAGAGAATAGATCTGTTTTGTAAGCCACCACACATGTGCTAATATGCTGAGGCAGCCCTAAGAGACGAATCCACCGTGTGATGGGGCAGACGGAGCAGCGGGCTCCAGCTCGACTTCCCACCTGGGGCAGAAGACAGAGCCCACCCAGGCTTCCCCCTGGCCGCTTCTGAGAACTCAGAATCTTCTTATGTGTAGAATTCAGAGATGCCGGGATGTAACGAAAGGGACAGAGACGGGGATGAGGTAAACTGGGACCAACTCAACGACTTAGAAGTGGGGCTGCAAACCAGAATCTGGGGTAGGGGAGAGTCTGGGGAGCCGGGAAGGGTTTCAGGAGAGCAGAGATGACTCACCAGATGGCTGGTGAGAAGGATCAAGATGCAAAAGGAGCTTAGGCCCTAACCTGGGCCACCCTTGCAGGGGATGCAGACTCTGGGGCCAGACAGCAGAGGTtccaatcccagctctgccactttctggctgtgtgaccttgggtaagacacttcacctctctgtgcctcagtttcttcatctgtaaagttggTTTAATGATAATCCCTACCTTCCAGGGTGCGTTTGATTTAATAGACATGGAGCACAtagtgccaggcacacagtaaCTGCTCCACGATTGCTGTTACTGTTGTTTTTATCATCTCATTCTGTTCCTCAGGTGTTGACATGGTGACGCCTCTCAGATTTGTGTCTCAGCCCTGATACCTGTCTTTGAACTCTGCCTTGTACATCCAGCTGCCCCTGTCCCCAGTATTGCCCCTTTAGATGTCCAGTACTgacatctggggcttcccaggtggctcagtggtaaagaatcctcctgccagtgcaggacacatgggtttgtgtagcaacctactccagtattcttgcctgggaaatcccagtgacagagaagcctggtgggccacaggccATAAGGTCGtaatagagttggacacaacttggggactaagcaacaacaatgacTGACATCTGAGATAGAATACTGCTTCCTGCTTCCTCCTCACCGTCAATCCTGTTCTGGCCTCATCTTCCCCTCTCTGCAAACGGTACCACCTTCTTCTGCCCATTGCTCAGCCCTCAAGGCCAATCAAGCCTTTCCTCTCTGTCAAATCAACAAAGATATTCAATCCGTTCTCGACCCAGCAGTCACTCCATGGCGCCATTCTGGTCTTGTCCACCCCCAGCTCCTTCCTTATTGGTTTCCTGCACCCTCTGCCCACACTCAGCTAGAGATTAGTTCATCACTTCCCAGCTGAAACTTTCCCCGCAGTTTCACTGTGAATTTATTACACTTAGATAAATCCTACAGAGCTGTTCCCCACAATGCTCTATCTGATCTCATCTCCCCTGCGCTCCCTCcattccagccacactggcctccctcCTGTTCCCCAAACCCACCACTCCTGGTCCTACCTTAGAGCCTTTACACTTGCTGTTGCCTCCTTTTCAGGTCTTTgcccaaatgtcacctcctccaagaagccctccctgaccacctCAGCTAAAACGGGCTTCCTACCCACTCCTTTTCCCTGTCATTACAACCTTTTTCACCATCAGAGCATTTAGTGCTGCTCGTTCATTAGTTACTCAttgagggaattctctggtggttcagtggttaggaccccgTGCACAttagggtgcaggttcaatccctggtcaagaaactaagatcccacgagccCAATGACTTGgccaataaaagaaagaaagaaagaaagaaattcttaaaTTGCTGAAGTCCATCCCTCCTCCCACAAGGAAGCCGCACAGGGATAGGAATCTGTTCTTCCACCATTATATCACCAACACAGAGGGATTGGACACTGTGGAtgtttaataagtatttgttgaaagaatacaTCTTGCCTTTTTCACCCAATAGCCttgtggctagtggtaaagaatctgcctgccaatacaggagatgcaagagacaagggttcaatcactgcgtcaggaagatgccctggagatggaaacggcaacctactccagtattcttgcctgggagatcccatagacagaggggcctggcaggatacagtccatgggactgcaaacagtcagacatcaTTGAGCAACCAAGGGCGGGGCAGGGaggtgtgttgctatttcctgtCTGTATCAGGACTGCCATGtccttttggcttttttttactgggatataatttacatacaagaAAATACacccattaattaaaaaaaaaattattattgttatttttggctgaatataggatcttagttccccaaccagggatcgaacctttgccccctgcattgcagcatgaagttttaaccactggaccaccagggaagtccctaaaccctttttttctttcagtcgcactgggtctttgctgctgtgctcaggcttttcattgcactggcttctcttgttgcggagcaggatctctagagcacagactcagtattTGCGGTgcttaggcttagttgctcccagacatgtgggatcttctcagaccacagACCAGGGAtgtaacccatgtcccctgcactggcaagcggattcctaaccactggaccaccagggaagtcaccccccacacacacacacacccattctaAAGATATAGTTTGGTGAATTTTGGCAGGTGTATACTCCCATATAACTACCACCACAATTAAGATAAAGCTTTTTTCTCACCCCAGAAAGGCCTCCCCTCTGCCCTACAGCCCAGACAACCATCAACCTGCTTTCTTTGATTCTAGATCACTGTTTCGGAGCTTGAGTCCCCACACTGGGACCTTTGCTGATCAGAAGGTGAAGAAAGGAGACACTGGAGATCTAGTGTTGAGAGACACTTGGCTCTGTATGGCTCCTGGATTGCTCAGATTTAagcaaaaatatttcttatagtATGGAGTGATAGGGTGGGTGTTTCTAAAATTTCAGATTCTGGGGTCCGCAGGGACTGAATTAGACTCCTGGGCGTAAGGTTtgaaaatacacttttttttttcttttggccataccatgaggcatgtgggatcttagttccctgaccagggatcgaacccatgccccttgcattgaaagtgccaatcttaaccactggactgccaagggaaGCCTGAAGATACACATTTAAAGTAAGTTCCCTGGGTGAATCTGGTGAGCCCTAAAGTTTGGGGATCACGTGGTATGAGGATATGGGTGAGACAGAAGGGCATTCTGGGTAGAAAGAACTTTCTGAGCAAAATCCCTGAGATGGGCGAGAACAGGGACCAGAAATCCAGGGCCTCGAGCGCTGGCAGAGAGCTGGGCTTTTTCCCCTAAGGGCACTGGGGCACCATGGCAGGTTTAAGCGGGGGAGTGACTACCTGTGTTTAACTTTTCATAAGACCCCTTTGACTGtggcccgtgtgtgtgtgtgtgtgtgtgtgtgtgtgtgtgtaagagaagGGGCTGAGGCCCCCAGGAGTGAGATAATGTGGACACCATGGCAGGAGGGGGGCAAACAGAGGAGGGGTGTTGATCCTCATTCTACAgatttcctgccttttttttttttttggtctctggcTCTAAGCCACTCCCTGCCCTGGATTCTGACCTGGGGACAGCTCTGACTCCACTAGACAGACACTCTTTCTCTTGActgtgtcctttcctcctcctccgaTGAAGACAGGCCGGCAGCCAGGCATGGGTGTGGGTCTGTGCGCTTGCAGTGGCGGTGGGAGTGTCTCCAGTTATGCGTGGACCACGGGCTCTGCAGGTATTTGGAAACCTCCTGAAGACTTCTGGGTGAGCAGGGATACTGCACATAAGTTAGTTTCTCTCCTTCTGTGAGTCCTTCCTCCCCTCAGGTCCCTGGCTAATTCCCAGCTTTCCTAAGATAGGTCACTTCACCTCTTGCCTCTCAGTTCCCCAGTCAATGGAGGAACTATTACCCGTCCCCATCTTCCAGGGTTGTTGTAAGACTTAATGAGTTAAAggcagacactcaataaatgtaacTATGTTCTCCCATCTGTTTCTGTGTGAGCCACTGTCTCTGGGGGTAATTTGAATCTGTATCCCTGTGTATCACATGAAACTCCATGTCCAATTTGCCACATAGCAGCTGTGCAACCTTGGGTGAGTTACTAGACCTCTCCGAGTCTCAGTAACTGAGACTTCTACTCTCAGTTATGGAGACTTCTACAAAAGTAGAAGTCTACAAAATGGATATAACAATAGTACCTATTTCCTATGGAAGATGTGGAGATTAAATTAATTACTCCACCTAAAGaatttagaacaatgcctggcacacaggcgTTAATTACACGAGCATCATCATTTGGGTGTGAGCTCCAGTCCATATGTCTGCCTAATGTGTCTGTCAGCATCTTGCGGGAATCTGGGGCGGGAAGCGTATGGGGTTATCTGGGGTGGTGTGGGACCAGGCCTGTGAGGGAGCCCTCTggtttttcatctgtgaaatggggatgacagCAGCTCCCTACTCAGGCTTGGTGTGCAAGCTGGATGCTGGGGTGTGTGTGGCTGGCACGCAACTCCATAATCATTCACTATTATCTTTTCTTTACATATAAAATGCCTGTAATAGTAGCACCTACGTTGTTAGGGGATGAAATGAACTTGTAAAAGCTTAGGACAGCATCTAGCAAGCAGAAAGCGCTCACTGTAGCGCTTGTTACTGGTAACTTATGTGGGACTGAGCCTGTGCTTACCTGGGCAGGCTGTGGGATGTGGCAAGGGCAGAATGTGGGCGTGGGCATCCGGCCCTTCAGGTTCATCTGCCACCCCACTGCCTCCACACCCCCGACCTCCTGCCCCCGCCATTGCTCCAGCCCTGACTCCAAACTCCCTATGACCTCCCAGGGAGGAGGTTTGGCCAGCCTGCACCGCCTGCCCAACCCCAGGAAGAGATGCAAGGCACCCTTTCTGACACTATCTCAGTGTCTCCCTCGGGTCCCCCATCTCTGTGACTCCCCATCTCTAGCTCAGagtctctctgggtctctctctctcccccaccccaccccactatGCTTCCGGGACAAGAAATTTTAGGTCCCAAGTTTGTGTCCCAGTGAGGGCAGAGGAGGAACAATCAGAGGCgggactcccctcccacccccaccccttacaGCATGCTCAGCTGACCgggaggttgggggagggggagacagggGGCTTCATTAACTAAGCTTACCTCCAGCCACGCGGGATGTTAACGAGGTGGATGGGCCTCATTAGAGAGCCGAGCCCTGGCATTAGCGCCTCGGTCACACCCCTCTCCAGGGCTGATGTCTGGGGAAACTGGAGCAGGAGGCTTGGGAAACCCAGCTGGGCTGGGACCCGGACTTCTGCAGGCTGGGAGAAGGAGGGGCTGGGACCTGGGCTCCCCAGCCCTAGGGAGGAGGGCCTGGGAGCCCGGATCCTTCCCCCAACACACCCCTCTACTTAAAAGCCAGTCGAGGCGCTCCGCCCTCTCCCGCCCCGGGTTCACCCCGAACCCTGCGGAAGAGCCGGGACAGTCACCCAGACCCGAGCGATGGAGAAGGTGCGGGAAGGACCGGAGCTCGGCAGCGGGATGGAGGAACCCGCGAGCCCCCAGGAGCCAGCGTCGCCGCCCCCGCCTCCGTCGCCGCCTTCGCCCGCGGCCCCTGAGACCCCCGGGCTCCCTGCGCCGGAGTCGCCAACCGAGGCCCACGCGCGGCAGCTGCTGCTGCAAGAGTGGGCGCCGCCGAGAGGGAGCCTGGAGCTGCCCCCTCGCCTCACCTGGAAGCTGCTCTTCCTGCGGCGGCCGCTCTACCGCAACCTACTGCGCTCGCCCAACCCCGAAGGTGCGGGGCGATGGTCTGCGCGAAGCTGGAGCAGCCCGGAGGCCGCCACGCCTCCGTCTCCTTCCCGCGGGCTCGCTCACCTAGACCGTCGGTCTcgtcttctctttgctttcttgtctctcttacTCTGCTCTCGGTCTCTGTCTCTTGATGTCTCcctctgtgtttttatttctctgcgTCCTTCTCTGGAGCTtccccccctccgccccccagtggcacagcggtaaataatccacctgcactataggagatgcaggagacgcaggttcgatccctgggtcgggaagatcccctggaggagggcatggcaacccactccagtattcttgcctgaagaatcccatggacagaggagcctagtgggctccaatccatggggtcgcaaagaatctgacacgccTGAGCGACCGAGCAGCCGTGCATTCTAGCACTTCCTTCTCGGTCCCTTTTTCTCTCAGCGTGTCTTTGTCTCACttgcatctctgtctctttctacATCTTGTGTCTCTATCTCTCACAGGGTCTGTCTCACCCTGTATCTCTCCGACCCTCCTCCCATGTTAccgttccgttgctcagtcattccgactctttgcgaccccgtggactgcagcacgccaggcttccctgtccttcactatctcctggagctatctccctcctcccatattctctctctttttcctggttcctctctctctccctctgttccTCCCCTCTCGCCACAACGCCCTCCCCCTCCGAGCACTGGCCCTCTGACCCCAGGACATTCTCAGGGCTCTCCCTGGGCCCTGACTCACTCCCCGCTGCCTGGCTGGGCTGGTCTGGCAGGCGGGGCATTGATTCCCGTCCTTCCAGCCGAGTCCAGcgggcagggagtggggagactgcagaaaggAGGGCAGCTTCAGCACGCCTGAGGCTCCGCTTCCCTGCGCGTTTCAGGCATCAACATTTATGAGCCAGCGCCCCCTACCGGTCCCACCCAGCAACCCCTGGAGGCTCTGGGTAAGCGCCCGGAGGCTAGCCCCATGCTGCGGAAGGGGTGGCCCTGGAGAAGCGGCAAATTCTAATCTGTTGCTCCTCCACCCGCCAGGCAATTTCCGCGGCTGGCACATCAGGACTGAGAAACTCCAGCAGAACCTCAGGTGAGTGGCCGGGACACACGTGGCCTGCGTTTGATTCCCTCTTCTGGCCTCCCTCGCTGTGGGACCTGGAAAAGCTCTGTTGACCTCTCTGGGCCCTTGTCTCCGGCTCTGTAAACAGGATGAGTCCTAAGAGCATGCCTGTAAAACACATGGCATAGGGTCTGGCCAGTTTGCTCATAGTAGGTGTTCCAtgccgtgcttagtcactcagttcgcgtccaactctttgcgaccccatggacggtagcccaccaggctcctctgttcatggaatgctccaggaaggaatactggagtgggttgccattcccttctccagggggtcttcccgaccgagggatccagcccgggtctccggcactgccggcggattctttaccgcttgaaccgccagggaagcctagcaGTTAATACTGTTCCTATACTCAGCCTCTTTCTGTGGGAATGGGAGAGTCACCTAGGCCACCAGCTGTCTGCCTTTAAACCAGGCCCCCTTTCTGCATTGTGGGTGGGATGCCGCAACTCAGGGGCTCCGAGTCACAGGCACTTGGGTTCAGCTCGCCACTTCTTTGCTGCTCGATCTTGATAAGTCACTTCCCTGCGTGCACCGCGGTTTCCCCATCTGCAGCACAGGGTTTAGGATGCATCACCCTCAGAGAAGCTCATAGGAGCCGAGACTGTGAGGTGCTGTGTGGCTGATCAGCCCCCATAGGCCAGCGCCCTTGACGTCTTTAGGAGGGTACAACGATCAGGGTGTTCCACTTCTGGGGGCCCGGTTGACCTGGGAGAATGCCAGCAGATGGCAGCCCTCCCCCGTGCCCTCTCTCACAGCTGGACGGTGAAGCAGCAGTGCGTGGACCTTCTGGCCGAAGGCTTGTGGGAGGAGCTACTGGACGATGAGCAGCCGCGTATCACGGTCATGGACTGGTACGTGCCTCcgcccctcccacctgcccagcCAGGTGGCCCACGTGGGCTCCCCAAAGCGCATGCCTCACCCCATGCTCCCTGAGACCCTCCTGCCACTGGGGGACCCAGCCCTTTCCATCTCTCTGGCCCTTTTGGTCTGAATCTTTCTGTTCTTGAAATATTCCAGCCCAGagcctcttctttcttccttggaTGTTGGTCACCCTCTTTTCTTGAGATGGACTCCCCCCTCTATTTGGCTGCGTCTCACAGCTTGAAGGATCTCAGTTcttcaaccaggaattgaactcaggccacggggagccttccctgaccactccTAAGCTGGGTCAGATGCATTATGCTCCCGTACCCCAAATGTCCCCTATCGCACCCCTGACCATGCCTAATTGTCGCTTCCTAATGACATGTCCACCTCCCCTACTGGACCATTATTAATCCCATGAGAGCAGGGCGTAGGGTTGTCTTGGTCACCGCCGTGTCACAAGCAGCACCCAGCCCCAGTGCACGTAGTGGGTGccagtgggtgtgtgtgtggaatgGCAACCGTACCAGGAGCGGGGGCTGTGGTAGCAGCTGAaggcctgccccccaccccaggttcGAGGACAGCAGGCTGGACGCATGTGTGTATGAGCTGCACGTCTGGCTGCTGGCGGCTGACCGCAGCACAGTCATCGCCCAGCACCATGTGGCCCCCCGCACCTCCGGGAGAGGCCCTCCCGGCCGCTGGATCCAGGTGAGACGCCCTACCCCGGCCACCACCCCCACACGTGCTTTCGTGTCCCAAGACCTCatagagggaggaggcaggagagcaggGCTTGTGGGTCCCTAATAAGAACTTCTTCCTGGCCCTGGTGCTGCCCCAGGTGTCCCACGTATTCCGCCAGTACGGCCCCGGTGTCCGCTTTGTCCACTTCCTGCACAAGACCAAGAACCGGatggagcatggtgggctgcggCGGACGAGGGTGACCGACTCTTCTGTGTCTGTGCAATTCAGGGAGTGACTGGCTGACCCTGGGCCCCTCCTGACCTCTTATATGATGATACGAGATACCAACCCCTCAGTGACTTCTTATTCCCTTACCACTTCTGATATCTTAGCATCTCTCTGAACCCCTAGCAGCTCCCTAAGCCTTAGAAGTCCCTAACCCTTAGTACCTCCTGACCCTTAAGCTCCACCATGTTCCCTGAGCACCCCGATTCTCCCTGTATACCCTCCTGTCCCCTTGGCTGCTCCCGGATCACGTACTACCTCCTGTGCCCCGTAATCCTGCCTGGGCCTTGGCTTCTCATTCGACATCTTCACACATCTTTGACTGTCTGGCTGGCTGGGATTTTCGCTGCACTCTCTGCATGAGGGCAGTGGCCACTTCTTCCTGAGTCAGTGCTTAACAAGATAATAGGGGCTCAATAAACctttgttgactgaatgaataaatgcgtGTGCCCAAGGAATGCTGTTTCCCTGGTGTTTGCTCCTTAGAACTTCGCCAAGTTCATTTCCCACTTGCACGTCCTCTAATCCTTGATCTCCAGTGCCTCCCTTGACCTCAGATCTCTTATGTTCCAAACTTATGGCCTCGTAGCCTCTCTACTCACCTCCCTCTTCTCCCATGCCTCTTAACTCTCAGAATGTCCCCagatttccttcctccctccaatCCCATGTTATCATCCCCCAGAGTTtccctctgcttctcctcctcccaAGACCCCTCATTGCTCCTCTTTTACTCCTCCAGAGCCCCCAAACCCAGGTACTCATCAAGGGTCCTTATCCTTAGGAGTAGTAAATTGCAAATTTGAATTTTCAGAAATATGCAAATTAGAATGAAAGTGTTCTCCATGGGTTGGAGCCTGGGGCATTAAAAGTATTTCACAACCCATGAGTCCTGGACTGTGGGCAGATCACAAAACAGACCCTGGACCTACATGGGGCAGAGTCCTTGAAGGCCTCTTACCATGGTAGGTATGAATCCTGAGAGAGTCTTGAGGTCCCTGGCAGGCCTGAACATctggtgtggggagggggggattCAGAAAATGGCTGTCCACCAAAAAGTGTGGAAAGCATTTCAGTGTTTAACAATCAGCCAGCCGTgtgacttctctggtagtcctgtggctaagactctgggctcccaatgtagggggcccaggttctatccttgttcagggaactagatcccacatgccacagctaagacccagcatgcatgctcagtcatgtccgactctttgcaaccctgtgaactatagcccaccaggttcctctgtccatggaattttccaggcaagaatactggggtgagttgccatttcctactccaggggctcttcccgacccagg
Above is a genomic segment from Ovis canadensis isolate MfBH-ARS-UI-01 breed Bighorn chromosome 14, ARS-UI_OviCan_v2, whole genome shotgun sequence containing:
- the NCCRP1 gene encoding F-box only protein 50, with the translated sequence MEKVREGPELGSGMEEPASPQEPASPPPPPSPPSPAAPETPGLPAPESPTEAHARQLLLQEWAPPRGSLELPPRLTWKLLFLRRPLYRNLLRSPNPEGINIYEPAPPTGPTQQPLEALGNFRGWHIRTEKLQQNLSWTVKQQCVDLLAEGLWEELLDDEQPRITVMDWFEDSRLDACVYELHVWLLAADRSTVIAQHHVAPRTSGRGPPGRWIQVSHVFRQYGPGVRFVHFLHKTKNRMEHGGLRRTRVTDSSVSVQFRE